The DNA segment aagtgagtaaagctgaaggactcctggagcaactgaagcaggagatagctgagctgaggaagagaagcactgagctggagcagctctcacacacagaggatcacatccatttcctccaggtaactaaactgcCTTGTTACACgtgatatgaaattaacttaatgtgaaactattcatctcaatcattacgttgtcctgtctgtctctctctctctgtctctctgtccctgtccctctctctctttgtctctctctctttgtccctctctctctttgtctctctctgtccttctttgtccctctctctctttgtccctctctctctttgtccctctctctgtctgtgtccctctctctgtctgtgtccctctctttgtctgtgtcccgctctctgtccctcgctctctttgtccctctctgtccctcgctctctttgtctctctctgtccctctatctctctgtccctctatctctctgtccttctttgtccctctctctctttgtccctctgtccctctctctctgtccctctctctgtctgtgtccctctctctgtctgtgtccctctctctgtctgtgtccctctctctgtctgtgtccctctctctgtatgtgtccctctctctgtatgtgtccctctctctgtctgtgtccctctctctgtctgtgtccctctctctgtctgtgtccctctctctgtctgtgtccctctctctgtctgtgtccctctctctgtctgtgtccctctctgtgtctctcttgctctctctttgtgtctctctctctctctctgtccctctctctctctttgtccctctttgtccctctctgtctctgtccctctctctgtctttgtccttctttgtccctctctctctttgtccctctctctctctgtccctctctctgtttctgtccctctctctgtttctgtctgtctctgtccctctctgtctctgtccctctctctgtctttgtccttctttgtccctctctctctttgtccctctctctctttgtccctctctctgtttctgtccctctctctgtttctgtccctctctctgtttctgtctctctctctctctttgtccttctttgtccctttctctgtctttgtccttctttgtccctctctctctttgtccctctctgtccctctctctgtttctgtccctctctctgtttctgtccctctctctgtctctgtccctctctctgtctctgtccctctctctgtccctctctctgcctctgttcctctctctctctctttgtccttctttgtccctctctctctgtccttctttgtccctctctctctctttgtctgtctttttgcctctcttttccccctctctctttgtgtccccctctctctctttgtgtccccctctctctctttgtgtccccctctctctctgtgtccccctctctctctgtgtccccccctctgtccctctctctctttgtctctctttgtccctctctctctttgtccctctttgtccctctctctctttgtccctcattgtccccctctctctttgtctcccccctctctctgtgtccccctctctctctgtgtccccctctctctctctgtgtccccatctctctctctgtgtccccctctctctctctgtgtccccccctctgtccccctctctctttgtctctctttgtccctctccctctttgtccctctttgtccctctctctctttgtccctctttgtccccctctctcttggctccccccctctctttgtctccccccctctctttgtctcccccactctctctgtgtccccccctctctctgtgtccccctctctctgtgtccccccctctctctgtgtcccccctctctctgtgtccccccctctctctttgtccctctttgtccctctctgtttctgtctgtctctgtccctctctgtctctgtccctctctctgtctttgtccttctttgtccctctctctctttgtccctctctctctttgtccctctctctgtttctgtccctctctctgtttctgtccctctctctgtttctgtccctctctctgtctctgtccctctctctgtctctgtccctctctctgtccctctctctgcctctgtccctctctctctctctttgtccttctttgtccctctctctctgtccttctttgtccctctctctctttgttcctctctctttgtccctctttgtccctctctctttgtccctctttgtacctctttgtccctctttgtccctctctctctttgtccctctctctctttgtgtccctctctctctttgtgtccctctctctgtttctgtccctctctctgtttctgtccctctctctgtttctgtccctctctctgcctctgttcctctctctctctctttgtctctctttgtccctctctctttgtccctctttgtccctctctctctctttgtctgtcttttTGCCTTTCTCtttgtgtccccctctctctctctgtgtccccctctctctctctgtgtccccctctctctctctgtgtccccccctctgtccctctctctctttgtctctctttgtccctctctctctttgtccccctctctctttgtccttctttgtccttctctctctctttgtccctctttgtccctctctctctttgtccctcattgtccccctctctctttgtctcccccttctctctgtgtccccctctctctctctgtgtccccctctctctctgtgtccccctctctctctctgtgtccccctctctctctctgtgtccccccctctctctctgtgtccccctttctctctgtgtccccctttctctctttgtccctctctctctttgtctctctttgtccctctctctttttgtccctctttgtccctctctctttgtccctctctctcttcgtccctctttgtccctctttctttgtccctctttgtccctctctctctttgtccctctttgtccccctctctctttgtctcccccctctctttgtgtcccccctttctctgtctcccaccctctctctgtgtccccccctctctctgtgtccccctctctctctgtgtccccctctctctctgtgtccccctttctctctgtgtccccctttctctctgtgtcccctctctctctgtgtccccctctctctctgtgtccccctctctctccctctgtccctctttctctgtgtgtccccctctctctctgtgtgtccccctctctctctgtgtgtccccctccctctctgtgtgtccctctgtccccctctctctccctctgtccccctctctctccctctgtcgccctctctctccctctgtccccctctctctccctctgtccccctctctctccctctgtccccctctctctccctctgtccctctctctctgtgtgtccccctctctctctgtgtgtccccctctctctctgtgtgtccccctctctctctgtgtgtccctctgtccccctctctctccctctctccctctctcccactgtccccctctctctccctctgtccctctctctctgtgtgtccccctctctctctgtgtgtccccctctctctctgtgtcctccctctctctctgtgtgtcccccctctctctgtgtatccccccctctctctgtgtgtccccacctctctctgtgtgtccccaactctctctgtgtgtcccccctctctctctttgtccccctctctctctgtgtccctctctccctctctgtccctctctccctctctgtccctctctccctctctgtccctctccctctttgtccctctttgtccgtctctctctttgtccctttctctctttgtctctctgtgtccccctctctctctgtccccctctctctgtgtccctttctctctgtctctctctctctctctgtccctttctctctctctctctctctgtccctctcgctctctcgctctgtccctctgtgtccccctctctctctgtccctctctctgtccctctcgttgtccctctctctgtccctctctctgtccctctcgctgtccctctctctgtccctctctgtccctctctctctttgtccctctttgtcctcttctctctttgtccctctttgtccctctctctctgtgtccctttctctctgtccctctctgtctctctctctgtccctctctctctctctctctctctctctctctgtccctctctctctctgtccctctctctctctgtctctctctctctctctctctctctctctctctctctctctctctctctctctctgtccctctctctctctgtccctctctctctctctctgtccctctctctctctctgtccctctctctctctctgtccctctctctctctgtccctctctgtccctctctctctttgtccctatttgtccctctctctctgtgtccctctctttttctctctctctctctgtccctttctctctctcgctctctctctgtccctctctgtccctttctctctctctctctctctgtctctctctctctccctctctctctctctaactctctccagagttatcagtctctctccagtatcagtgtatcttcagacttacccagcatcgttgtccgtcctcttcagtactttggagatgtgagtaagactgtgtctgaactgagagagaaactagaagacttccttaaaggagaatggaccaagatctccactacaggtgtgttgaaaacaataagaacatcaactttagaccattgaaagttccctactagtcatatacatgtggaatatggtatgatgataacattccctctctctgtcaatgtgtttgtgtgtctgtagtgaatatagtggatgttttactgcctccagagcccaagaccagagaacagttgttacaatgtgagtctctttattgtgaagtaactaacagtctctttttactgacactcctaacaatccctctagaaatatatagcaatagtcgatctaatcaaagactgggtatctatctgactcctcatatttctctgatttgatctctgctgtgctctaatcaaagacagggtagatacagtatctgacttaacttattgttctgactcccctcattggtctctgctctgctcttctcccagattcctgtcagctcacactggacccaaacacagcacacagacacctctctctgtctaaagGGAACAGAAAGATGACCAATACAGACCAAGTCCaaccatatcctgaccatccagacagattcaccaaCTACAGGcaggttctgtgtagagagggtctgtctggacgctgttactgggaggtggagtggagtggtgatgtttatacagcagtctcatataaagacatcagcagaaAAGGGTCAGATAATATATTTGGATTCAATAACAAGTCCTGGAGTTTACAGTACTATAGTGGTGGTTATTGGTTCAGACACAATAATGCTGTGACTAAAGTATcaggccctcagtcctccagagtaggagtgtacctggatcacaaggcaggtactctgtccttctacagtgtctctgacacaatgaccctcttccacagagtccagaccacattcactcagcccctctatcctgggttttgGCTCAATGGtactgctgagctggttaaactgtagtagggtccacatagatactagtcatgctggtgtagtctatagctgagctggttaaactgtagtagggtccacatagatactagtcatgctggtgttatttacatttttacattacattttagtcatttagcagacgctcttgtccagagcgacttacagtagtgaatgcatacatttcattttcatttcatacattttttttttcttcgtacttggccccccgtgggaatcgaacccacaaccctggtgttgcaaacaccatgctctaccaactgagctacggggaaggctTATCTAAAGcagagctggttaaactgtaatagggtccacatagatactagtcatgctggtgttaTCTAAAGcagagctggttaaactgtaatagggtccacatagatactagtcatgctggtgtagtctatagttgagctggttaaactgtagtagggtctacatagatactagtcatgctggtgtagtctatagctgagctggttaaactgtagtagggtccacatagatactagtcatgctggtgtagtctatagccgagctggttaaactgtagtagggtccacatagatactagtcatgctggtgtagtctatagctgagctggttaaactgtagtagggtccacatagatactagtcatgctggtgtagtctatagctgagctggttaaactgtagtagggtccacatagatactagtcatgctggtgtagtctatagctgagctggttaaactgtagtagggtccacatagatactagtcatgctggtgtagtctatagctgagctggttaaactgtagtaaggtccacatagatactagtcatgctggtgtagtctatagctgagctggttaaactgtagtagggtccacatagatactggtcatgctggtgtagtctatagctgagctggttaaactgtagtagggtccacatagatactagtcatgttggtgtagtctatagctgagctggttaaactgtagtaaggtccacatagatactagtcatgctggtgtagtctatagctgagctggttaaactgtagtagggtccacatagatactagtcatgctcgtgtagtctatagctgagctggttaaactgtagtagggtccacatagatactagtcatgctggtgtagtctatagctgagctggttaaactgtagtagggtccacatagatactagtcatgctggtgtagtctatagctgagctggttaaactgtagtagggtccacatagatactagtcatgctggtgttaTCTAAAGcagagctggttaaactgtagtagggtcaacatagatactagtcatgctggtgtagtctatagctgagctggttaaactgtagtagggtccacatagatactagtcatgctggtgtagtctatagctgagctggttaaactgtagtagggtccacatagatactagtcatgctggtgtagtctatagttgagctggttaaactgtagtagggtctacatagatactagtcatgctggtgtagtctatagctgagctggttaaactgtagtagggtccacatagatactagtcatgctggtgttgATGGTCCGCAGATGTGATGATTCATTCTACTCTTTTTTTATCTACAATGATTCAACTGATTTGATCTTCAGATGTTCTGAATTAAAATACAAATtcaatgtatttatatttatttaagtgCAATGTGTTAATCTTTTACATTTCCATGAATAATGATGTATGGTGTTGATGTATATTGGTTGTCATtcagaaccattgatatgttttctcagttggttctctgtctctatgtaattcTCCTCAGTATCATTGATCAGCTTGTAGGCTCGGCCCTAATTGATGTGTTCTCTGTCACCTGGAGCTGCATGGAAAATGGTCCAGGAACAAAAGGACATTCAGGACTAGTCAGCCCACTACAAGCTGGAATCACTTACTTTCTACTAAAGTATATGGTCTGGTTTCCCAGACATagattaatcctagtcctggactaaaaagtatGTTCAATGTAGATGTCCACTAAACCGGCCCTAAATGTGTCATCTTTCATCCTCCCATACTGctcagtccagcaacattaaacctgtccagcaggtggtgctattgaccaaacaataaaaccagcagatatcttgacttgccactcagtatatcagtaatgttcagaatagtactttaatatcattggagattgatggtctttttaatccactatccagagtcaggaacagatgaagttaggtctgctactgttcagtgattaaatatgatttatggtgatgggaaataacaaatacaacactaaacttcatctagtattttttttcctttgttatttattccaaggtgtgtctttaacttgtaaatggattgtgtggaggtgagctaGTGGTGTGGGTGAATATTCCAGTTGTGTTTAGGCATCTTCATGTCTGACATCCCCCAGTTCTGTTCAGACCCAATGAACTGGGTCACATTCTAAATGGTGActtgtattgatagtccatactggacctAACTGTGGTTAACCAGACTGGAGGGGTTCTGATCACATATTCCCTCATCTCCACAACTTTACCTGatgttctctctgcctctctctctacctctctgtcttcagcggcggtctgctgtccagagcctccagcggcggtctgcagtccagagcctccagcggcggtctgcagtccagagcctccagcggtggtctgcagtccagagcctccagcggcggtctgcagtccagagcctccagaggcggtctgcagtccagagcctccagcggcggtctgcagtccagagcctccagccgcggtctgcagtccagagcctccggcgttgatccacggtccggttcctcctccgTCGATCTATGGTACGATTCCGACGACGACAATCTATGGTTCAATTagacaaaagcggagggatcagcgggtggagcgggggctatgccccgaaccggagccgccaccatgggtagatgcccacccggaccctcccctataggttcaggagTCCTCACctttggggggtactgtcacgccctgacctgagacagacgttttatttcctctcttttggttttggttaggtcagggtgtggggtgggcattcaatGTCATGTATTTCTTTAtgtttggctgagtatggttcctaatcagaggcagctgtctat comes from the Salmo trutta chromosome 4, fSalTru1.1, whole genome shotgun sequence genome and includes:
- the LOC115191428 gene encoding tripartite motif-containing protein 16-like, producing MAQQGVLLDQDQFCCSVCLDLLKEPVVIPCGHSYCRSCIEDCWDQDVLKGVYSCPQCRETFTPRPTLRKNNMLAEVVEKLKKTGVQAAPPPALCYAGPGDVVCDVCTGTRKQKALMSCLVCLASYCETHLQSHYESPALKKHKLVKATAQLQEKICSDHDKLLEVYCRTDQQCICYLCTMDEHKGHDTVSAAAERTEKQRQLGMSQQKVQQRLQEREKELKELQQAVESFKRSAHAAVEDSDKIFTELIRSIERRSSEVKELIRAQEKAQVSKAEGLLEQLKQEIAELRKRSTELEQLSHTEDHIHFLQSYQSLSSISVSSDLPSIVVRPLQYFGDVSKTVSELREKLEDFLKGEWTKISTTVNIVDVLLPPEPKTREQLLQYSCQLTLDPNTAHRHLSLSKGNRKMTNTDQVQPYPDHPDRFTNYRQVLCREGLSGRCYWEVEWSGDVYTAVSYKDISRKGSDNIFGFNNKSWSLQYYSGGYWFRHNNAVTKVSGPQSSRVGVYLDHKAGTLSFYSVSDTMTLFHRVQTTFTQPLYPGFWLNGTAELVKL